attattgGAGTTATGCTTAATATGTATTGGTTATGTTGTACTACTTTGAAAATcgaatttattttaatcaataatgGTAATAACATTTTAAGGTCAGAGGtcttaaaaaagttataaaaaataaaaatgtaaataaaaatgcagactgtctttatttttaatatttttacacgGCTCGTGTCAGTCGACCAGGGCTGTTTAATTCCAATTTTTCCTCTTAAATATGATGACTCTATCAAAACAGCACAAAACGCCTCAGAACTACTGTATTCTGCATTAGTACATTTTtgcctattaaaaaaaataataaaaaaaaatctaaaccaataaaattaatataacctattaaaaaattcataaaatactttattttattttatttatttatttatttatttatttgcttcttctTCTGCTTTGTTTCACTGAGAATCGTTTGGGATTAAAATCGTTAACGAATCGTTAAATAGCTAATCTGTGTTGAAACCAAAGATTTGCGGTGGGCGTGGCTATGCAAAGTCAAGCCTCTCCGAATCGCTGATTGAAAAGGCACAGAGAGATCCTTCACAGATCAGAGAGAGTCAGCTTTTGAGCTGCGAAAGTAATGAGTCACTCATCAGTCTCAACAAATACACCACCCAATACTGTGGAGTTTACAAAGTTTTCctgaagacagttcttcttgaCTTTAATTGTTGGACATGCCACCTCAAATGGATTACTTTTACCAGTCAAGAGTTCCGTCCGTGTGTTTAGAGCAGGACGACGCGCTGGAGCCCGGGATCAGCTGTATGCTGGTCGGGGATGGTGCGGTCGGGAAGACCAGTATGATTGTCAGCTACACAACCAATGGATACCCTACGGATTACAAACAGACGGCTTTTGACGTCTTCTCAGGTAAGGGTGTGATCTTTACCTCTTCTAAACCTGGTGATTAAATTATTTAGATGAATTATGAGGATGAAAACTTAAAGAGTCTTTACATTATGCCTATTCAGGACTAGTTCAGGTGGATGGGACCCCTGTGCGGATTCAGTTGATGGACACTGCTGGACAGGTAACGGTTTTGTTCATTTGTGATAAATTTAATCGAATATTTCACATTAGTTGTAGAACTTTCTTGTGAGTTGAGAATTGATAAAGTATGTAAACTTAGTTCAAAAAGTTTGTCAGTTGTAAACTTTTTAGTTTGTGAGTTGCAAACAAGTTTTTGTAAAGTGTAAACATTGTAAAAAAGTTTGTAAAGAATCTTGAAAAGGTCTGGAAATTGAAAACATTGTGTTTGTAAAGTGAAAACAGTGGGTAAAAAAagtgtatattcttttaaaaagactgtaaagtgtaatttaaaaagtttgtaaAGTGTATATTTTGTTAAACAATAGTTTAACTTTGTCAATTGTTCTTATCTGTCTTTTCTTTGACTTGCAGGAAGAATTTGAAGAATTCAGATCTCTGTCTTATGCACACACGGATGTCTTCCTTCTCTGCTTCAGTGTGGTTAACCCCACGTCATTCCAGAACATAATCAAGAAATGGATCCCTGAGATTCGTGCGTGTAACCCATCCTCCCCCATCATTTTAGTCGGAACTCAGTCGGACCTTCTACTGGACGTTAACGTTCTCATAGACTTGGACAGGTTCAAGGTCAAACCGGTGCTCAGCTCACGGGCACAGAGCCTCGCAGAGAAGATCAGGGCTGTAGAGTACGTGGAGTGTTCGGCCCTGACCCAGAAGAACCTAAAGGAGGCCTTCGACTCAGCAATATTCGCGGCTATTAAACACAAGGCCAGGAAGGCCAAAAAACTGAGACTGTCAGACAGACGAGCTAAAGCTTTTTCCAAGTGCAGCTGGAAGAAGTTCTTCTGCTTCATCTGACCCTGTGGGTCAAAATGTGTGGACTGTTTACATgagatattaatttattttggacaATGTGTTTACCTACAgtcatttagctttattttatggGCGGAGTTGTTTGATCAGTGGTGAACTTCCCAGGAAACGTTCGAGTGACATGTGAGAGCTGTTGCATTACTCAACACAAAGTTTTCGGAGCATTTTAATAGCACAAGCTGTATAAGTAACACTAGCTGTAAGATTTATAAACACATTATGAAGAAAGATTAGAGAAAACTACTCCTTAATTCATTTATTGTTCACAAACAGCACCCACCATATGTAAATGAGTGAATTTGCATGAGCTGGATAGCTGCCTTATTCAAAGCTTGAATGTGTTCACGTGGAGATGTCTCTGATGGTCGAGGGAACAAGAGTGGGTATCTATCTTATCTCTGTTGTGTCGGGTGCTACTTTGACAGACTCTTTCATATGCAACAGCCCAAACTAAAGTCAATGTGTGAGATGTCTCCTTCTTAGGTGCCTGTGACCACATAAATCTGACATCACTCTTACAATGATTCAGCCTGTTCTGCTGATAAACCTTAGCTGGGGATTGTCTTGCAAATTGGCAAGATAAGATTATTAGGCTTGTGTTAAAATGGTTTCCTACATCCGGGGAAATTTTGGCAGAGTTTTTCCTGGTTTCCTAAGACAGGTTTAGCGTCTTTTCTTGTGCAAATGTATTGTGAGAGCGCATACACAGATGAAAGTGTAGAAGCCCAGCCCATTTTGTGGAGCCATAGCttggttttgttaatttttttttatctttttctgacAGTGTGTGCTTCCCACAGGGTAAACAATGCTGTCTTTGTTAGAAATATGCTTCTTGTggaagttatcttttttttttaaatgctgtttgtttttaacagttcttttttaacagttttaactGTTCTGTTTTGATGCCTCAGGCAAGAAGGATGTACCGCTTGATCATTTTATCTGTCTTCATTATTGGTTTGCCTTTTGATCAAATTCAAGCAGCACTTTTATACAGCTTCTCCTTCAGTGTTTCTTtgcatcatttaaaaataaatttaaagggcAAAATACATTTCCAATGCTGTTCACAATGCGACTATACAAGTtctctgtttttgttcttttttcctgtttaagtGTTATATGTGAAAGTCATTTATTTACACAACCATGTGTTTCtcttaaatatcaaataaataacattgttcCCTAATTGTATTTTTGAACTCAGTTAAGCAGCATTTAAatgtttggagtctgtaagatttttttttagtattttgtgctcaacaaggctgcatttattcaaccaaaaatgcaatacatagtataatattgtgaaatataaaaataacttaaatatgtggcttaatatttaatatgtggcttaatttttttaataaaaataaaaatatgtggctttatatttttgttaaaacctttgtaacattataaatatcttaactgtcacttttgttaaATTGAATGTATCTTAGCTGAAtacatttatcatttgaaatatttttttcaaactacTTGAAATGAactaattattttgattaaaaataattaaattacttaattaaatgTGTGGTTATGAGAAGAAACTTCGCTTTCTTTACACACACTATGTGCTACAAAATTATGTACATAGCAAACAAATGTTAGAGATCAGAATACGCTTCCCAAACAGTGTGAGTACTTGATGTAAATGGTCCTGCAAATATCTTCAGAGGGTGTAAATGAGACAGAGAAGTGTCAGTTACTGAAGGATTATGAATACATTGTGAACTCACACTTCTCTGCTCCGAGATCTCACGCTGTGACTTATAGCCGAGCTCGGATGAATGTGGGAGAGGATTTCACTCATGTACTCTTGAAGTGTAAACAGGAGACAAAGGGCTTGTTACTGTTGTTTGTAGTGTTCGAACTACTCAAAATGAAATTCAGACTGTTACATTAGCTAGACTTTTTTCAGAAAGTTCCACATTCAAAAGTTCATACGCCCTATGAtataatgcttaattttttatagAATTCAAA
The sequence above is drawn from the Cyprinus carpio isolate SPL01 chromosome B20, ASM1834038v1, whole genome shotgun sequence genome and encodes:
- the LOC109077391 gene encoding rho-related GTP-binding protein RhoV-like; the protein is MPPQMDYFYQSRVPSVCLEQDDALEPGISCMLVGDGAVGKTSMIVSYTTNGYPTDYKQTAFDVFSGLVQVDGTPVRIQLMDTAGQEEFEEFRSLSYAHTDVFLLCFSVVNPTSFQNIIKKWIPEIRACNPSSPIILVGTQSDLLLDVNVLIDLDRFKVKPVLSSRAQSLAEKIRAVEYVECSALTQKNLKEAFDSAIFAAIKHKARKAKKLRLSDRRAKAFSKCSWKKFFCFI